Part of the Geobacter pickeringii genome, TTATGAAGAACGAGATGAACTACTTCGAGAAGGCGATGCAGAATCCTATCAGGCCGCTGGTAGCCATACTGGGGGGGGCAAAAGTCTCTGGAAAGCTCGAAGTACTCGAGAGCCTCGTCAACAAGGTTGACAAAATTATCATCGGTGGTGGAATGGCGTTCACCTTTCTGAAGGCCCTTGGCTACAACGTGGGCAAGTCTCTTGTTGAGGAACACCTTCTTGAGACCGCCCTCAACACCTATAACAAGGCCCGCGAAAAAGGGATCAAGTTTTATCTGCCGGTCGACTGCGTTGCGGCAGATCGCTTCAATCCCGAGGCAGAAACGAAGGTGACCACGGTCCAGGAGATTCCGGAAGAATGGATGGCCCTCGACATTGGTCCCGCAACGGTGGCGCTCTTTACTGAAGCGCTCCAGAACGCCAAAACCATCATCTGGAACGGCCCCATGGGGGTCTTCGAAATGGATGCCTACTCCCGTGGCACGTTTGCCATGGTTTCAGCGGTTGCCAACTCCTATGCTCTTACCATTGTTGGTGGCGGCGATACCGACGTAGCGGTCCATCGCGCTGGCGAATACGCCAAAATCAGCTACATATCCACAGGTGGCGGAGCATTTCTCGAACTTCTCGAAGGGAAGAAGCTTCCTGGAATCAGAGTTCTCGAAGAAAACGGGAAGAAATAGTTACGGAGGCCGGAAATGAGAAAACCTGTCATTGCTGGAAACTGGAAGCTCTTCAAAAAAAGCGCTGAGGCGCAGGACCTTGTCACAAACATTCTTCCTCTGGTTAAAGAGACAGCGGGGGTAGAAATTATTATCGCGCCGGTTTTTACAGTCCTTGGCAAAGTAAAGGATGCTATTGACGGCACAAGCGTAATGCTTGCGGCTCAAAATTGCTTCTGGGAAGAAGAAGGGGCCTACACTGGTGAAGTCTCACCCGGCATGCTGCGCGACGCCGGCTGTAGTCACGTAATTATCGGACATTCAGAGCGCCGGCAATATTTTGGGGAAACCGATGCAACCGTGAACAAAAAAATAACAGCAGCCCTCTCCACCGGACTCACCGTCATTTTCTGCATCGGGGAAACGCTTGCTGAACGCGAATCAGGAAAAACGTTCGACATTCTCAATTCCCAGATCCGTGATGGCCTTGCCGGTATCAGACGGGAGGACATCTCAAAGATGATCATCGCCTATGAACCTGTCTGGGCAATAGGCACGGGCAAAACAGCGTCAAATGAACAGGCCCAGGAAGCCCATTCCCACATCAGGGCCTTTCTTGCTGGACTGTATGACCACGACGCCGCCGAAACAGTCAGGATCCTCTACGGCGGGAGTGTTAAGCCCGAGAACATCAAGGGACTTATGGCCCAGCGAGACATTGACGGTGCCCTTGTGGGTGGAGCAAGTCTCAACGCCGACTCCTTCGCAGCTATTGCAAACTATAACGAATAATTTAGTCTTGGCATTATCCGGCTGTTATGGTATTTACAAAAGATTACAAAAGTAATCGGAGTTAATTCAACATGATGATTCTTCTTATTATTCTTCACGTTCTGGTTTCAGTGGCCCTTATCGCAATAGTCCTTCTCCAGTCTGGGAAAGGGGCAGAAATGGGAGCATCCTTCGGTGCGAGCGGGAGCCAGTCCGTTTTTGGTGCAGGCGGTGGAACGACGTTCATGAGCAAACTCACCACTGGTGCCGCGATCATCTTCATGCTTACCTCGCTCACCCTTGCCTACCTCTCCGGTCAGTCAGGGTCGTCGTCCATTATGTCCTCAAAGGGAACAACGAAACCGGCACCCCAGCAGACGGCGCCTTCGCCGGCCACGCAACCGCAGCAGCCAGCCCTCCCGACGCAACCGGCTCCCGTCCAGGCTCCTGCAAAATAAATTCGAAAAACCTATTGACACAAAAACGGTAACAGTGATATAAAGTTGGTCCCTGCCGAAGTGGTGGAATTGGTAGACACACCATCTTGAGGGGGTGGCGGGCAATAGCTCGTGCGAGTTCGAGTCTCGCCTTCGGCACCAGTATCATTCATTGAAAGCGCCTAAATCTCTCAGATTTAGGCGCTTTTCGATTTCCGAAATCAGCCTGTTCTTTACCCCACATCTAGAAGGTCACGCGCAATTCCCCCTGTCTAACAATTCGGAGCCGCATGCAAAACAAAAAGGCTTACAGTTCTAAACTGTAAGCCTTTGATATTCCTGGCGTCCCCGAGACGATTCGAACGTCCGACCCCTTCCTTAGGAGGGAAGTGCTCTATCCAGCTGAGCTACGGGGACAAAACGAAGAGCTTATATAACTTATCTTGTCAATTAATGCAACCTCTTTCCACCGCGCAAGTTTAAAACTTAATGAGCGAGTAGACCTTCCCTGACGGCAAAGAGGTGGTCCCCGAAAATCGGACAGTGTGTTAAGGTGGACAGCCTTACCCTGTTGAAGGAGGATCACCCATGAAGAGCCGTCGTCGTTTTTCCGCCGAGTTCAAGGCCAAGGTTGCCCTGGAAGCGATCCGGGGCGAGCAGACCCTGAGCGATCTGGCCGCCCGCTATGAAGTGCATCCCAATATGATCACCAACTGGAAACGGCAGGCCATCGAGAACATGGCAGCGGTGTTTTCCGGAGCCGCCGAGCACAGCAATAAGGCGAATGACGATCAGATCAAGGACCTGCACGCCAAGATCGGACAACTCACCGTGGAGCGGGATTTTTTGGCCAAAGCCTTCGGTCGCTGTCGCTGAGTACAACCCGAAGGAAGGCCCTGGTCGAACCCGACCATGACCGACTCAGTATTGCCCGGCAGTGTGAACTGCTCTCGATCAAACGATCGGCCTACTATTACCAGCCAGTGGGCGAAAGCCCACAGAACCTGGAACTGATGCGCCTGATCGACGAGCAGCATCTCGAAACACCGTGGTATGGCACCCGACAGATGACCCGGCACTTGCGCCGGGAGGGTCATGCCGTCAATCGCAAGCGCATCGGTCGGCTGATGCAGTTGATGGGACTATCGGCTATCTACCAGAAGCCGAACACGTCGAAGCCGCATCCGCAGCACAGGGTCTATCCTTACCTGCTGCGTGGCGTGACCATCGACCGGCCAAACCAGGTCTGGTGCGCCGATATCAGCTATATTCCGCTGAGGCGAGGTTTCCTCTACCTGGCGGCGATCATGGATTGGGCCAGTCGCAAGGTCCTGTCATGGCGGCTTTCCAACACCATGGACGCCGATTTCTGCGTTGCCGCGCTCGAAGACGCCCTGGCTCGCTTCGGCAAACCCGAGATCTTCAACACCGACCAAGGGAGCCAGTTCACCAGCGATGCGTTCACCAAGGTCCTCAAGGACGCTGAGATCCGCATTTCGATGGACGGCAAGGGGCGCTGGCGGGACAACGTCATGATCGAGCGGCTATGGCGTTCTCTGAAATACGAGTGCATCTACCTGCACGCCTTCGAGACCGGCAGCGAGGTTCGTCAAGGTTTGAGCCGCTGGATCAATTTCTACAACATGCGCCGCCCGCACTCGAAACTAGACGACCGGACGCCGCATGAGGCATATTGGCAAAAACCCCGGCCTGGCTACGCCGGCCGTATTCTCTCACTGGCGGCATGACTACAACCGGCAATCCACCTTATTCCCGCCGCCAACCTGTCCTACAAACTGGGACCACCTCTCAACCTTGAACGACCTTGCAAAAAGTCCAGTTCTGCCATGAAGCAACAATCAACAATCTCACCGCCGAGGGTCTTGACCATGTCTACTACCGCGGCCATGGTTCCCCCTGTAGCGAGCACATCATCTGCAATCAGTATTTTCTCTCCAGGCTTAATGGCATCGCGGTGAATTTCCAGGGTATCGGTTCCATACTCAAGCTCGTAGCTTTTGCTAAAAGTCTCAGAGGGAAGTTTCCCCGGTTTGCGCACCAACACGACACCTGCACCGAGCTTATACGCCAAAGCTGCTCCAATGATAAATCCGCGGGCTTCGACCCCGACAACTTTATCGATCCTCTCTCCAACATAACGATGAGCGAGCAAGTCCACCATGCGCTGAAAAGATTTGGCATCGGCGAGAAGCGTTGTGATGTCCTTGAACACTATACCCTTTTTAGGGAAGTCAGGGACATCTCTGATAATGTTCTTTAGTTCCTCCATACATACCTCCGGCTGAAATTCAATCGATTGACTGAGAATCACTTCCCTCGATAAACCGTCTGAGTTTTTCAAGCGATTTTGCCTCAATTTGCCTGATTCGTTCGCGGGTCACACCAAAGCTTCGACCAATTGTGTCCAGTGTTTGCGGTTCCTTGTCATCAAGACCGAAACGAAGCGTAAGAATTCTCTGCTCATTTTCTGAAAGCGAAGAGAACCATTTAGAGACAATCTCATATTTATTTAAATCTTCAAGGAGAACTGCAGGTGATACAGTTGATGTATCCTCAATTGTATCAATGAGGAAATAGTCGCTATTCTCTCCCATTGGTCGTTCGATAGAATATGTCTTTTTTAGAAGTACCATCAGCCTGCGAATATAAGCAGAATTTACATTCATTGCCGTTGCTACTTCTTTTACATTGGGTTCGCGGTTCAGTCTTTGAACAAGTTCCCGTGTAATTTTGAGCATCTTGTTAATGTCATCTGAAACGTGAACCGGCAATCGGATGGTTCTTGACTGATTAACAAGGGCGCGTTCAATCGATTGCCTGATCCACCATGTAGCGTAGGTGGAAAAACGGCATTCCTTGGAAAGCTTAAACCGTTCTACCGCCTTGATTAGCCCCATGTTTCCCTCCTCAATCAGGTCGAGAAACGGAAGCCCGCGGTTTATGTAACGCTTTGCGATCTTGACAACGAGACGAAGGTTCGACTCTATCATCTTGTCGCGAGCAGATTTGTCACCTTTGGCAATCCGACTGGCGAGCGCTTTCTCTTCATCAGCCGTAAGCAATGTTGTCTTCTGAATTTCCCTGAGATAGAGCTTAATAGCATCATCAAAATGCTCCTGCTCCAGCACCTTGACTTCTTCCTCGCGCTCCTCTTCTTCAGCCTCATCCAGCTCAAAGGAAGACGGTTCGGGCTCAATGAAATCTTCACTGGATTCTTCCGGCTCCTCCAGCTCCTTATCGACAAATACACCGTCTTCCATATTTCACTCCCGACAGGTTGAAAGTTTAATCCTCAGTATTCCATCCATAGGCACCGACGAGTTTGACGAAGCGGCAACCGGTTATCTGTTCACGACTCAGTGTTCCATCAACATCTTTTGTAATCCTCACCAATACCTGCTCGAACTGGCTTCCGACAGGTATGACCAACCTGCCGCCAAGGGCAAGTTGGTCAATAAATTTCTGGGGGATGTCAGGTGCCCCCGCGGTCACGATGATTGCGTCGAAGGGCGCCTCTTCCTCCCACCCCGTAGTTCCATCGGATATCCTGATATTCACATTGAGAAGCCCTAAACTGTCAAGCGCCTTACGGGCCCTCAAGGCAAGAGGACGAATTCGTTCAATCGTGTAGACGCGGTCTGCCAATGCCGCAAGGATTGCCGCTTGGTATCCGGAACCGGTCCCAATTTCCAGAACCTTTTCAGACCCGTCAAGCACAAGCAGTTCAGTCATCAGTGCAACCATATAAGGTTGAGAAATTGTCTGTTTTTCTCCTATCGGCAGAGGCGTGTCACTGTATGCCTGTGCAGCCATGGCCTCTTCAACAAATATATGGCGAGGAATCTTCAACATCGCATCTATAAGCCGGCGATCGGAAACGCCGCGTGCGATGATCTGCAAATCCACCATCCGTTTTCGTGCTACATCAAAGTTCATAATAAATCTCCGGCTTGGGGAGGTATGACTATAACAAACGCCTCTATCACTGTCTAGATTAGGATATGCGCCATTCTCGAAGTATTGCCATGGATGCATAATTCGTAAGATCAAGATGAAGTGGCGTTATTGATACATGACCACGCTTGATCGCATGATAATCGGTTCCTTCGTCGTCCCGGAATTGCGGAGCATTCCCACCAATCCAATAATAATTGCGTCCCCGAGGGTCAACCTTAGCAATGATTTCACCTTCGTATTCGCGCTTGCCTTGAGAGGTAATTATCGGAGGGCAAAGCTGGTCCTCCTCCATATCGGGAACATTCACATTCAAAAACGTGTCAGGTGGCAATCCTTTCATGACAACAAAACTGGTAAGACGAGCTGCGATTGCGGCGGCGGAAGAAAAATTCTTCCCTGCCCCGGTAGTAACCAGCGAAACCGCAATGGCAGGAATCCCCATAAGAGTCGCTTCCATGGCTGCCGACACCGTCCCGGAGTATGTTATATCATCTCCAAGATTACCGCCGTGGTTGACGCCTGAGACAACGATGTCCGGTTTTTTTGAAAGCAGTTTGTGGATGCCGATATTTACGCAATCGGTTGGTGTTCCATCTATTGAGAAGACCCCATCACCAAGATCCGAGACCCTCAAAGGATGGTGTAAAGTCAACGCATGTCCGACCGCACTTCGTTCCCTGTCTGGTGCAACCACCAGAACATCCCCCACATGACGCATCGCGCTAGCGAGTGCAACAATTCCCGGAGAATAAACTCCGTCGTCGTTGGTGACCAGAACAAGCATGAGTGTGCCCCATTTTGATAAAAAAATAGACGGCCTATTAAAGCCGTCTATCTATAAAATGGTCGGGGCGACTGGATTCGAACCAGCGACCACTAGACCCCCAGTCTAGTGCGCTACCAGGCTGCGCTACGCCCCGAAACAATCTAAAACATTGAATAAAGCTCTTGGAGTTCCGCCTTTACATCCCTTAGAAGCTTGAGAACAACCGGGTCATTACCCTCATGTTTCTGCATGTCTGAATCACTTTTGAAGGCCTGTTGAGCAAGTCGACATCGAGCACCCTCAATTGTTAACCGCTCCGAGTAAAGAAATGTCTTGATCCGGAGAAGCAACTGAATATCCGAGTGCCTATACACTCTCTGCCCACTTCGGCTTTTTGCCGGACAAAGCTCTTTAAACTCAGACTCCCAGAAGCGAATGACTGAGGGCTTAAGATCGGTTATTCGAGACACCTCTCCGATCTTGAAATACATCTTATCTGGAAGCGCTGCTTCCACCTTCTCTCCGGAAAGAGTATCAGGAATTAATAGAGGTCTTCAAAACCTGGCTTGGCTTGAAGGTGAGAATTTTGCGGGCCGAAATTATGATTTCATCACCCGTTTGAGGGTTACGTCCACGACGATCCGCCTTCTCCTTGACCACGAAATTTCCGAAGCCTGCGATCTTTATCTTTTCGCCCTTCTCGAGAGTTTCCTTAATCAACCCGAAGACTCGCTCAACAAGCTCGGCGGATTCTTTTTTCGAGAAACCAACCTTCTCGTAGATCTGCTCAACAATGTCTGCCTTGGTCATATACTCCCTCAAAATTATTACACTAAACTCAACAGAGCCCGTTCACCTAAGGCGTTTGGTTTTATATCACAGCGCTGAAAGATAATCAACCTGTTTTTACCTCACAGTCACGCCCAACTTTTCCACCAGGCAGCCTATCACACGGTTATGAAGCACGCCAACTTCGTCGTCGGTCAACGTCTTCTCTGAAGACCTGTAGCGAACCCTGACAGCGAGACTCTTCAATCCAGAAGGAATCGAAGCCCCCTTGTAGAGATCGAAGATTGATGATGATTCTATCTCTCGTATCTTTAAACCCGCAATTGTGTCAACGACACGTGCAGCAGGTATCTCGTCCGGAACGAGCATTGCTATATCACGGAAAGTATCAGGAAATCTCGATGGAGCCCTCACCGTAACTTTTTCTGAAACTCTCGCCAAGAGCTTCTCAAAATTGAGTTCGAAATAATAAACCTTTTGATTGATACCAAAATTGTCCTGCACGTCGGGGTGTATCTCTCCCAGTGTCCCCAACGCCTCACCAGCAGAACTCACAATACAGCTCTTACCCGGGTGATAAAAGGGATCAACCGCCGTTGCCGAAAATGTTGCCGCAGATACGCCAAACGCATCCAAGACGATCTCGACAGCTCCTTTGGCATCATAAAAATCGGTGGAATTCTTTGCCTCGTTCCAGCTTTCAGGAATTCTTAACCCTGTGATTAGCCCCGCCAGATAAAGTGGTTCGTGCGGCAACTCCTGACCGGCAACCGGCTGATATATCCGACGTAATTCGAACATGCGAAGGTCAAGCGAACGATGGTTAATGTTGGCAGCAGCGGCCTCCAGCATTCCCGGCAACAACGTCGTACGCATGACTGACTGCTCATCGACCAGCGGATTACGAAGGCGAACCACATTTCGCCGGATATCCGAGGCATCCAGAAGAAGTTTGTCAAGCACGGCAGGGGCCATGAAACTGAATGTTATAATTTCCGTAAACCCATTCCCCACCATGAGCGATCGGAGCCGCCGCTCAAACCTTTGGTGGCGGGTTGGCCTGTCGGAAAAAACGCGCGCCTTAGGCATGGTAACCGGAATCTTTTCGTAGCCGTTCATGCGGGCGACCTCTTCAACCAGGTCGATTTCACGCTCGAGATCGACTCGAGAGGTTGGAACCGTCACCTTAAATTGCCCCGCGCATACCTCGTCCACGGTAAAGCCAAGCCGCTCAAGAATATCTCTGATCGTTTCTGCAGAGAGGATGATGCCCAACAATCCATTGCACCGTTCTACTCTAAAATCGATGGCTCGAGGTGCAATACTCGTCGGATACTCATCGATCATCCCCTGAGCAATGCTGCCGCCAGCAAGTTCCGCTATCAACGAAGCCGCCCGGTCAAGGGCACGTGGCAAGATGTTAATATCAGCTCCCCGTTCAAAACGATGGGAAGATTCCGAATGAATCCCCAACCGCTTCGAAGTCTTGCGAATCGCCGAGGGGTTGAAATAGGCACTTTCAAGTAAAATATTCGCCGTCGATTGTTGAATTTCGGAATTCTCTCCCCCCATGATTCCGGCGAGAGCAACACCCCTCCGTAAGTCGCGTATAGTCAGGTCAGAATCGTTTAGCACCCTCTCCTGTCCATCCAACGTCGTGAACTGCTCCCCATCTGCAGCACGACGAACAATAATCTTGCCACCCTCAAGACAATCGGCGTCAAAAGCGTGAAGCGGATGACCATACTCCATCAACACATAGTTGGTTACGTCAACGACGTTGTTGATTGATCGCATGCCAACGGCTTCCAGGCGTCTCACGAGCCAAGCTGGCGAGGGCGCGACTGTACACCCGCTGATATAGCGCGCCGTGTAGCGGGGGCAAAGATCCGGTGCCTCGACCGCCACGGTGGCATACTCGTGCACCTCCTTACCTGACTCTCGAACTTTTATCTCGGGAAGATTGAATTTGCGTCCGAGCTTTGCCGCGATCTCCCGAGCAATCCCCGCAACGCTTAAACAGTCAGCACGATTTGGTGTCAGACCAATCTCAAAAATCGTATCCTTAAGCCCGAGAGCTTCAAAAAGGGGCACGCCAAGCGGCAAATCTTCAGGAAGAATCATGATGCCGGACGATTCTGAGGAGAGGCCCAGCTCCTTTTCCGAGCAGAGCATTCCGCACGATTCTTCGCCTCTGATTTTTGAACGCTTGATCTTGAATTCGCCTGGGAGGAGTGCGCCGACCTGGGCAAGAGCCACCTTATCTCCTGCCTTGAAATTCTGTGCCCCGCACACTACATCCAGGATACCAGTTCCATTGTTAACCTTGCAGAGCGACAGCTTGTCTGCATTCGGATGTTTTTCCTTAGCCTCAACGAGAGCGACTACGACTTCGTCTAGGTCACCACCAACATGACGCATTGCTTCGACCTCAAGACCGAGCAGGGTCAGAAGATCTGACAAATCTTTCGGTGAGAGGTCGCAGTCGACAAATTCCTTAAGCCAGTTATACGTAATGATCATAATCTCACTCGCAGTAGTTTTGTTAAACAATCTCCACAGACAATTGCCGCTTCTATCTAAAATTGCAAAAGAAAACGCACGTCGTTCTCAAAGAGCAAGCGCATGTCACCTATTCCGTATTTCAACATGGCAATACGCTCGACCCCCATTCCAAAGGCGAACCCCGAAATACTCTCAGAGTCATAGCCAACGTGTCGATATACTTCAGGATCGATCATTCCTGCCCCAAGGATCTCCAGCCATCCACTTTGTTTGCAGATTCGACACCCAGCGCCGCGGCACATTACGCATGCAATATCAACCTCGGCGCTTGGCTCAGTAAAAGGGAAAAAACTCGGGCGGAGCCGAACCCCCGTCCCTTTCCCGAAGTATTGATTGACGAAGGTTGTCAAAATGCCTTTGAGGTCACCGAACGTCACC contains:
- a CDS encoding MerR family transcriptional regulator; this translates as MEAALPDKMYFKIGEVSRITDLKPSVIRFWESEFKELCPAKSRSGQRVYRHSDIQLLLRIKTFLYSERLTIEGARCRLAQQAFKSDSDMQKHEGNDPVVLKLLRDVKAELQELYSMF
- a CDS encoding integration host factor subunit alpha; the encoded protein is MTKADIVEQIYEKVGFSKKESAELVERVFGLIKETLEKGEKIKIAGFGNFVVKEKADRRGRNPQTGDEIIISARKILTFKPSQVLKTSINS
- the tpiA gene encoding triose-phosphate isomerase yields the protein MRKPVIAGNWKLFKKSAEAQDLVTNILPLVKETAGVEIIIAPVFTVLGKVKDAIDGTSVMLAAQNCFWEEEGAYTGEVSPGMLRDAGCSHVIIGHSERRQYFGETDATVNKKITAALSTGLTVIFCIGETLAERESGKTFDILNSQIRDGLAGIRREDISKMIIAYEPVWAIGTGKTASNEQAQEAHSHIRAFLAGLYDHDAAETVRILYGGSVKPENIKGLMAQRDIDGALVGGASLNADSFAAIANYNE
- a CDS encoding adenine phosphoribosyltransferase translates to MEELKNIIRDVPDFPKKGIVFKDITTLLADAKSFQRMVDLLAHRYVGERIDKVVGVEARGFIIGAALAYKLGAGVVLVRKPGKLPSETFSKSYELEYGTDTLEIHRDAIKPGEKILIADDVLATGGTMAAVVDMVKTLGGEIVDCCFMAELDFLQGRSRLRGGPSL
- the surE gene encoding 5'/3'-nucleotidase SurE, which encodes MLVLVTNDDGVYSPGIVALASAMRHVGDVLVVAPDRERSAVGHALTLHHPLRVSDLGDGVFSIDGTPTDCVNIGIHKLLSKKPDIVVSGVNHGGNLGDDITYSGTVSAAMEATLMGIPAIAVSLVTTGAGKNFSSAAAIAARLTSFVVMKGLPPDTFLNVNVPDMEEDQLCPPIITSQGKREYEGEIIAKVDPRGRNYYWIGGNAPQFRDDEGTDYHAIKRGHVSITPLHLDLTNYASMAILREWRIS
- a CDS encoding sigma-70 family RNA polymerase sigma factor, which encodes MEDGVFVDKELEEPEESSEDFIEPEPSSFELDEAEEEEREEEVKVLEQEHFDDAIKLYLREIQKTTLLTADEEKALASRIAKGDKSARDKMIESNLRLVVKIAKRYINRGLPFLDLIEEGNMGLIKAVERFKLSKECRFSTYATWWIRQSIERALVNQSRTIRLPVHVSDDINKMLKITRELVQRLNREPNVKEVATAMNVNSAYIRRLMVLLKKTYSIERPMGENSDYFLIDTIEDTSTVSPAVLLEDLNKYEIVSKWFSSLSENEQRILTLRFGLDDKEPQTLDTIGRSFGVTRERIRQIEAKSLEKLRRFIEGSDSQSID
- the pgk gene encoding phosphoglycerate kinase, which translates into the protein MSIRYIDEITDLAGKKVFIRVDFNVPLDEHQNITEDTRIRAVLPTINYALDAGAKIILASHLGRPKGERKPKYSMAPAAKRLSRLLGKEVQLAPDCLGDEVKKMIAALNPGDIIMLENVRFYEGEEKNDSDFAKALANDCDIYINDAFAVSHRAHASVEAITKYFPVVAAGFLMKNEMNYFEKAMQNPIRPLVAILGGAKVSGKLEVLESLVNKVDKIIIGGGMAFTFLKALGYNVGKSLVEEHLLETALNTYNKAREKGIKFYLPVDCVAADRFNPEAETKVTTVQEIPEEWMALDIGPATVALFTEALQNAKTIIWNGPMGVFEMDAYSRGTFAMVSAVANSYALTIVGGGDTDVAVHRAGEYAKISYISTGGGAFLELLEGKKLPGIRVLEENGKK
- a CDS encoding IS3 family transposase (programmed frameshift), with translation MKSRRRFSAEFKAKVALEAIRGEQTLSDLAARYEVHPNMITNWKRQAIENMAAVFSGAAEHSNKANDDQIKDLHAKIGQLTVERDFLGQSLRSLSLSTTRRKALVEPDHDRLSIARQCELLSIKRSAYYYQPVGESPQNLELMRLIDEQHLETPWYGTRQMTRHLRREGHAVNRKRIGRLMQLMGLSAIYQKPNTSKPHPQHRVYPYLLRGVTIDRPNQVWCADISYIPLRRGFLYLAAIMDWASRKVLSWRLSNTMDADFCVAALEDALARFGKPEIFNTDQGSQFTSDAFTKVLKDAEIRISMDGKGRWRDNVMIERLWRSLKYECIYLHAFETGSEVRQGLSRWINFYNMRRPHSKLDDRTPHEAYWQKPRPGYAGRILSLAA
- the secG gene encoding preprotein translocase subunit SecG — protein: MMILLIILHVLVSVALIAIVLLQSGKGAEMGASFGASGSQSVFGAGGGTTFMSKLTTGAAIIFMLTSLTLAYLSGQSGSSSIMSSKGTTKPAPQQTAPSPATQPQQPALPTQPAPVQAPAK
- the pheT gene encoding phenylalanine--tRNA ligase subunit beta → MIITYNWLKEFVDCDLSPKDLSDLLTLLGLEVEAMRHVGGDLDEVVVALVEAKEKHPNADKLSLCKVNNGTGILDVVCGAQNFKAGDKVALAQVGALLPGEFKIKRSKIRGEESCGMLCSEKELGLSSESSGIMILPEDLPLGVPLFEALGLKDTIFEIGLTPNRADCLSVAGIAREIAAKLGRKFNLPEIKVRESGKEVHEYATVAVEAPDLCPRYTARYISGCTVAPSPAWLVRRLEAVGMRSINNVVDVTNYVLMEYGHPLHAFDADCLEGGKIIVRRAADGEQFTTLDGQERVLNDSDLTIRDLRRGVALAGIMGGENSEIQQSTANILLESAYFNPSAIRKTSKRLGIHSESSHRFERGADINILPRALDRAASLIAELAGGSIAQGMIDEYPTSIAPRAIDFRVERCNGLLGIILSAETIRDILERLGFTVDEVCAGQFKVTVPTSRVDLEREIDLVEEVARMNGYEKIPVTMPKARVFSDRPTRHQRFERRLRSLMVGNGFTEIITFSFMAPAVLDKLLLDASDIRRNVVRLRNPLVDEQSVMRTTLLPGMLEAAAANINHRSLDLRMFELRRIYQPVAGQELPHEPLYLAGLITGLRIPESWNEAKNSTDFYDAKGAVEIVLDAFGVSAATFSATAVDPFYHPGKSCIVSSAGEALGTLGEIHPDVQDNFGINQKVYYFELNFEKLLARVSEKVTVRAPSRFPDTFRDIAMLVPDEIPAARVVDTIAGLKIREIESSSIFDLYKGASIPSGLKSLAVRVRYRSSEKTLTDDEVGVLHNRVIGCLVEKLGVTVR
- a CDS encoding protein-L-isoaspartate(D-aspartate) O-methyltransferase — its product is MNFDVARKRMVDLQIIARGVSDRRLIDAMLKIPRHIFVEEAMAAQAYSDTPLPIGEKQTISQPYMVALMTELLVLDGSEKVLEIGTGSGYQAAILAALADRVYTIERIRPLALRARKALDSLGLLNVNIRISDGTTGWEEEAPFDAIIVTAGAPDIPQKFIDQLALGGRLVIPVGSQFEQVLVRITKDVDGTLSREQITGCRFVKLVGAYGWNTED